A genome region from Schistocerca nitens isolate TAMUIC-IGC-003100 chromosome 4, iqSchNite1.1, whole genome shotgun sequence includes the following:
- the LOC126252322 gene encoding 52 kDa repressor of the inhibitor of the protein kinase-like: MDVIKEACGFFHLLAKLTEILKSTISEWCPEQKKKKLISLCETRWVKRNNSVLLFKYILNPIYLSLCKVEEELSDTASKAHTLSSAISQFVFLVNLFVLSWMLSTTHNLSELLQNKNIDLPQTLTNVTSILHLLSKERANADDSFEDLYKEVRTFAAKLDIKEQISTICCLQSALRNVSCTAEEEYYRRAVYLPTIFVIHLKNDMNLVRETVASLQKVLPQLCITTDFGSLEAAFNFYEKGLSHKQIVQSEFTLWEEK; this comes from the coding sequence ATGGATGTCATAAAAGAAGCTTGTGGATTCTTTCATTTGTTGgccaaattaacagaaatattgaaATCAACGATTTCTGAATGGTGtccagaacaaaagaaaaagaaacttatttcactgTGTGAAACCCGATGGGTGAAAAGGAACAACTCAgtacttttatttaaatacattttgaacCCTATCTATCTCTCCCTTTGCAAAGTAGAAGAGGAATTAAGTGACACGGCATCTAAGGCTCACACTCTAAGTAGTGCTATTAGTCAATTTGTATTTCTTGTTAATCTTTTTGTTTTGAGCTGGATGCTATCAACCACCCATAACTTATCTGAACTGCTTCAAAACAAAAATATTGATCTTCCACAGACCTTGACTAACGTCACAAGCATCTTACACCTTCTGTCAAAGGAGAGGGCAAATGCAGATGACTCATTTGAAGACTTATATAAAGAAGTGAGGACATTCGCTGCAAAACTTGACATTAAGGAACAGATATCAACAATTTGCTGCCTTCAATCAGCACTTAGAAATGTCTCttgcactgcagaagaagaatactATCGAAGAGCTGTTTATTTGCCGACGATTTTTGTAATTCACTTGAAGAATGATATGAATCTCGTTAGGGAAACAGTGGCATCCTTACAAAAAGTCCTTCCACAGTTGTGTATCACAACAGATTTCGGTTCGTTGGAAGCTGCTTTTAATTTCTATGAAAaaggtttgtcacataaacagattGTGCAAAGTGAATTTACGTTGTGGGAAGAAAAGTGA